One segment of Neobacillus endophyticus DNA contains the following:
- a CDS encoding HypC/HybG/HupF family hydrogenase formation chaperone — translation MCVGVPAKVVKKNEYSAVVDVMGSQTTVGTIFVPELEQGDYVIVHAGQAMSIVDEEYAKQSVEEWRKLVNARNSETVK, via the coding sequence ATGTGTGTTGGCGTACCGGCAAAAGTAGTGAAAAAAAACGAATATAGTGCTGTAGTTGATGTAATGGGATCACAAACCACAGTTGGCACCATATTCGTTCCTGAACTAGAACAGGGTGACTATGTCATCGTTCATGCTGGGCAGGCTATGAGCATCGTTGATGAAGAATATGCCAAACAAAGTGTGGAAGAATGGAGGAAGCTTGTCAATGCTCGAAATTCTGAAACAGTCAAATAA
- a CDS encoding DUF2535 family protein, with protein sequence MLLKSLEFKNVVGQKVKVMDIPVLEEDSTYKFMIQVRLQTYIASIYKEKNPRKSYSFRDYLKKVMKWPDYEQLFKVDELKNNA encoded by the coding sequence TTGTTATTAAAAAGCCTAGAGTTCAAAAATGTTGTTGGACAGAAGGTTAAAGTCATGGATATTCCTGTATTGGAGGAAGATAGCACTTATAAATTTATGATCCAAGTCCGTTTGCAGACGTATATTGCGTCCATCTATAAGGAGAAAAACCCAAGAAAAAGCTACTCCTTTAGAGATTATTTGAAAAAGGTTATGAAATGGCCTGATTATGAACAGCTATTTAAAGTGGATGAGCTGAAAAATAATGCATAA
- the hypD gene encoding hydrogenase formation protein HypD: MLEILKQSNNPEICKPLAEAVKEKAKQFQNKFGRNPVFMEVCGSHTMALARSGVKQILKNDVQLISGPGCPVCVTDQKSIDEMIALAEGENRIICTFGDMMRVPGSEKSLLDSRIAGKDIRVHYSPVEAVKVAEENPDKEVIFLGIGFETTIPILALMVGEAEKLGISNISIWMTTKLVEPVLRYLLDSGGDHMDGFLLPGHVSIVLGEDSYRYLVEEYHMSGVITGFETAELLSGVYKLIELALTEQTALVNNHPSVVSKTGNLVIQQWFNKYLTTCDEAWRGIGIIPDSGMDLKPEYDRYNARKKFYIEVNEPRKSKCRCGEVIRGLISPMECPLFAKACYPMNPIGPCMVSTEGSCAAYYQYMRECF; encoded by the coding sequence ATGCTCGAAATTCTGAAACAGTCAAATAATCCTGAGATTTGCAAGCCGCTAGCTGAAGCTGTTAAGGAAAAAGCCAAACAATTTCAGAATAAATTCGGGCGTAATCCAGTGTTTATGGAAGTTTGCGGCTCCCATACGATGGCGCTAGCCCGATCGGGCGTAAAACAAATTCTAAAAAATGATGTCCAGCTAATATCCGGTCCAGGCTGTCCTGTTTGTGTAACAGACCAAAAATCGATTGATGAAATGATCGCACTGGCAGAAGGTGAAAATCGTATTATCTGTACATTTGGTGATATGATGAGGGTTCCCGGCTCCGAAAAATCATTGCTTGATTCCAGAATTGCCGGTAAGGACATCCGGGTACATTATTCACCTGTAGAAGCGGTGAAAGTGGCAGAGGAAAACCCGGACAAAGAAGTAATTTTTCTTGGCATCGGATTTGAAACGACGATACCGATTTTAGCGCTAATGGTTGGGGAAGCAGAAAAACTCGGAATATCAAACATTTCAATTTGGATGACCACAAAACTGGTTGAGCCAGTACTGCGGTATTTGTTGGATTCTGGCGGAGACCATATGGACGGATTTTTATTACCAGGCCATGTCTCTATTGTTTTGGGAGAAGATTCATATCGGTATTTAGTCGAAGAGTATCATATGTCTGGTGTCATCACAGGCTTTGAAACAGCAGAGCTTTTATCTGGAGTTTATAAATTGATAGAACTGGCATTAACAGAGCAGACGGCGCTAGTAAACAATCATCCTTCCGTTGTCAGCAAAACTGGAAATCTTGTTATCCAGCAATGGTTTAATAAATATTTGACCACGTGTGACGAGGCCTGGCGCGGAATTGGGATTATACCAGACAGCGGAATGGATTTGAAACCGGAGTATGATCGATATAATGCGAGAAAAAAGTTTTACATAGAAGTCAATGAGCCAAGAAAATCAAAATGCCGATGTGGGGAAGTAATACGTGGTTTAATTTCCCCGATGGAATGTCCTTTATTCGCAAAAGCCTGTTATCCGATGAACCCAATTGGCCCTTGTATGGTATCTACTGAGGGAAGCTGTGCAGCCTATTATCAGTACATGAGGGAGTGTTTTTGA
- the hypE gene encoding hydrogenase expression/formation protein HypE has product MEKFISLAHGDGGELSHRLIRNIFIEAFGDSKAAMFDAAEIALAGGQIAVTTDSFVIKPIFFPGGSIGKLAVAGTVNDLAVSGSIPAYLTCGFIIEEGFAVSDLKIIVSDMAKEAKETGVSIIAGDTKVVERGSADGIYINTTGIGIFKQGISCSLEFKEGDAIIVSGTIGDHGVAVLTARGDLGIFSPIKSDCASLNRMLRRVLDLSEGIRIMRDPTRGGLATTLVEIAEDFNLTMKINERSIPVKEEVQGVCDLLGFEPLYLANEGKAVLIVAEKEKEKILQMLKEFPEGRDAAIIGSIIGKEKGQLLLETPLGSKRLLTRLSGTMFPRIC; this is encoded by the coding sequence ATGGAGAAGTTTATCAGTTTGGCGCATGGGGATGGAGGGGAATTAAGCCACAGGCTAATCCGTAATATTTTTATCGAAGCATTCGGTGATTCAAAGGCAGCGATGTTTGATGCTGCTGAAATTGCACTCGCAGGCGGACAAATAGCTGTTACAACAGATTCATTTGTCATAAAGCCAATTTTCTTTCCTGGGGGCTCAATTGGAAAATTGGCTGTAGCAGGGACGGTAAATGATCTTGCAGTAAGTGGCTCTATTCCAGCATATCTTACTTGTGGATTTATTATCGAAGAAGGTTTCGCTGTTTCCGACTTGAAGATCATTGTCTCTGATATGGCGAAGGAAGCGAAGGAAACAGGTGTTTCGATAATTGCGGGGGACACCAAAGTTGTGGAACGAGGCAGTGCAGATGGAATTTACATTAATACAACTGGGATTGGCATTTTTAAACAAGGAATCAGCTGCAGCCTGGAATTTAAAGAAGGGGATGCCATTATAGTATCAGGAACCATTGGTGACCACGGTGTTGCTGTACTCACGGCAAGAGGAGATTTGGGTATTTTTTCTCCAATAAAAAGCGATTGTGCATCATTGAATCGGATGCTTAGGAGAGTTCTAGATCTTTCAGAAGGGATAAGGATCATGCGCGACCCGACGCGAGGCGGATTAGCAACCACACTGGTGGAAATTGCTGAAGATTTTAATTTAACAATGAAAATAAATGAAAGATCCATACCTGTTAAAGAAGAAGTCCAAGGCGTCTGTGATCTTTTAGGTTTTGAGCCGCTATATTTAGCAAATGAAGGGAAAGCTGTACTTATTGTGGCTGAAAAGGAGAAGGAAAAGATTCTACAAATGTTGAAAGAGTTTCCGGAAGGGCGAGATGCAGCTATTATAGGTTCAATTATAGGGAAAGAGAAAGGCCAATTACTTCTAGAAACACCATTAGGCTCGAAGCGTCTATTAACCAGATTATCGGGGACCATGTTTCCGAGAATATGTTAA